In a genomic window of Accipiter gentilis chromosome 23, bAccGen1.1, whole genome shotgun sequence:
- the CAV3 gene encoding caveolin-3 — MAEEQTELEERIIIKDQLTKEIDLVNRDPKRINEDVVKVDFEDVIAEPVGTYSFDGVWKTSYTTFTVSKYWCYRLLSAILGIPLAVVWGFLFALISFCHIWAVVPCIKSYLIEIQCVSRIYSLCIHTFCDPLFEALSKICSNVRVALRKEV, encoded by the exons ATGGCAGAGGAACAGACCGAGCTGGAGGAGAGGATCATCATCAAGGACCAGCTCACCAAGGAGATCGACCTGGTGAACAGAGACCCAAAGCGAATAAACGAGGACGTTGTAAAG GTGGACTTTGAGGATGTGATAGCTGAGCCTGTGGGAACATACAGCTTTGACGGTGTCTGGAAAACCAGCTACACCACCTTCACCGTCAGCAAGTACTGGTGCTACCGGCTGCTCTCTGCCATCCTGGGCATCCCGCTGGCAGTCGTCTGGGGCTTCCTCTTCGCCCTCATCTCCTTCTGCCACATCTGGGCAGTGGTGCCCTGCATCAAGAGCTACCTGATAGAGATCCAGTGCGTCAGCCGAATCTACTCCCTCTGCATCCACACCTTCTGCGACCCGCTCTTCGAGGCGCTCTCCAAGATCTGCAGCAACGTCAGAGTCGCTCTCCGGAAGGAGGTCTAG